A segment of the Romboutsia sp. 13368 genome:
AATAGCTTGTAGTATTGATATTCTACAAGCTATGTTTTTATTTAATAAAAGTATGAGTATATTAAATAATATTACTACTATGAAAAGATATATTTGTTAAATTTAAGGTGGTGACAGTATTGAGTACTAAAATATTTGTTAAATTTAAGGTGGTGACAGTATTGAGTACTAAAAGAGACTATTATGAGGTATTAGGTGTAGATAGAAATGCTGATGAGCAAGCTTTAAAAAAAGCATATAGAAAATTAGCTATGAAATACCATCCAGATAGAAACCCAGATAATAAAGAAGCTGAAGAAAAATTCAAAGAAGTAAATGAGGCATATGAGGTATTATCAGATGCTACTAAGAGACAAAATTATGATCAATTTGGACATGAAGGTGTAAATGGACAAGGTGGATTTGGAGGATTCGGAGGCCAAGGATTTGGCGGTGGCGGATTCGAAGATATATTTGGAGATATATTTGGAGATATGTTTGGTGGAGGTTTTGGCGGAGGATCAAGACCTAGAAGAAGAGGGCCAGAGCGTGGAGCGGATATAAAACAAAGTATAACTATAGACTTTGAAGAGGCTGCTTTTGGTAAAAAAGCTTCTGTAAAAATAAATAGAAGTGAAGAATGTGATGAATGTCATGGTAGTGGAGCAAAACCTGGAACATCTAAAAAAACTTGTCCTACATGTAACGGTGCAGGAGAGGTTAGAACTGTGCAAAGAACGCCTTTTGGTAATATAGCGAGTTCAAGAACTTGTTCAACTTGTGGGGGAGAAGGAGAAGTTTTAGATACTCCTTGTACTAAATGTTCAGGTAAAGGTAATGTTAGAAAAGTTAAGACTATAGAAGTTGATATTCCAGCTGGTATAGATGATGGACAAATGATAAAACTTTCAGGTCAAGGTGAAGTCGGAAGTAAAGGTGGACCAAGAGGAGACTTATATATAGTTGTAAATGTAAAATCTCACTCATTATTCACTAGAGATGGATTTGATATATACTTTGATATGCCTATAACATTTAGTCAAGCTGCACTAGGCGACGAAATAGAGGTTCCAACTTTAGATGGTAAGGTTAAATATACTATACCAGAAGGAACTCAAACAGGAACTGTATTTAGATTAAGAGAAAAAGGAATTCCAAAGTTAAGAGGAAATTCTAGAGGAGATCAATATGTAAAAGTTATAGTAGATACTCCGAAAAGATTAAACGAAAAGCAAAAAGAACTTTTAAGACAATTTGCTGCAGAATGTGGTGAAGAAGTTCATGAAAAAAAGAGTTCTTTTGGAARAAAGATAGAAAATTTATTTAAAAAAAAGTAAAGAAAAAAAGTTCTAGGATATTTTCCTAGAACTTTTTTAWTAKAANAAAGAGCTATAGCCTGGMWTTSTGTAATAGCTTTACTTTTTTATATAGATAGGCTTTGCTATGCTAAAATTAAATATTTTGAAGAAANNNNNNNAGCATAAAAAATATTTTGAGCAACGGACAAAGTCGTTGGCGACATGGCGAAGCGAATTTTTTATTTACAAGTAARWRCTATAGCCTGGATTTGTGTAAATATAGCTTGTGATAAGTCATTTAATTGACTCTGTTTTATTATATTCATATCTCTTAATGCTAAAAAAGTTATAAATGAATTTAATGCAACATTTTCATATATATCAAAATATAAGTTTTTTCCATCTAAATATTCTTCATTTCTTATTGATTCATTTA
Coding sequences within it:
- the dnaJ gene encoding molecular chaperone DnaJ, translated to MSTKRDYYEVLGVDRNADEQALKKAYRKLAMKYHPDRNPDNKEAEEKFKEVNEAYEVLSDATKRQNYDQFGHEGVNGQGGFGGFGGQGFGGGGFEDIFGDIFGDMFGGGFGGGSRPRRRGPERGADIKQSITIDFEEAAFGKKASVKINRSEECDECHGSGAKPGTSKKTCPTCNGAGEVRTVQRTPFGNIASSRTCSTCGGEGEVLDTPCTKCSGKGNVRKVKTIEVDIPAGIDDGQMIKLSGQGEVGSKGGPRGDLYIVVNVKSHSLFTRDGFDIYFDMPITFSQAALGDEIEVPTLDGKVKYTIPEGTQTGTVFRLREKGIPKLRGNSRGDQYVKVIVDTPKRLNEKQKELLRQFAAECGEEVHEKKSSFGXKIENLFKKK